The Drosophila simulans strain w501 unplaced genomic scaffold, Prin_Dsim_3.1 Segkk11_quiver_pilon, whole genome shotgun sequence genome contains a region encoding:
- the LOC123327398 gene encoding uncharacterized protein LOC123327398 has product MIDVCHLGTNYRARALIDPGSEATFISERLFNLIKLPFRNTQTQVSGLNHSVSAKSSKLCHFGIRAPTKPEQYDSVIQEYLDLGHMKEVPPTHDSPSYHLPHHAVLKWRYFQYVFSADITKMYRQIWVDPKHTPFQRILFPNKEGDIRDFELKTVTFGVNCAPFLAIRVLQQLAEDIQVPFPNASRIILQHMYVDDVLAGANSVNEAQSSIRELQAALSASGLPLRKWTSNNKSVLKDVPAEHLLHSEFLDIDAESTAKTLGIRWRAKSDEFYLVPPDIVVEPSYTKREVLSQIARLFDPAGWLAPFIIRSKMFMQEIWLQNLGWDDKLPTEMSQRWQSFLDEYSDLNQIRVPRWIWYQPEVIIEHHGFCDASQRAYGAAIYIRVEMGQKILTRLFTAKTRVAPVKTVSLPRLELCGAVLLTEMVTAIFPHMPSASLDIRCWTDSTIVLAWLRKPAYNWTTFVANRVAKITQATPVDCWAHVRSEQNSADLASRGVSLHELAENHLWWHGPEWLQGPRELWPAQSDTLPVTELDQRAVKVHFVKAPSIDFLERFSKLDEALRVLVYVQRFLKRCRKGSILPNSRPTSEEIREAERTLTSIAQRRAHGQELHDLTEKRPLPVSSPLVNLFPFIDQHGLLRACGRLTASKTLQYDERHPIILPYDCRLSRLIVQFTHQITLHAGSQLIVRLIRSKYWIPKIKNLVKAVVNSCKICTIYKKRLQTQLMGDFPTDRVSFSRAFTYTGIDYAGPFEIQNYIGRACLITKAYVCVFVCFSTKAIHLEPTSDLTTEKFLAAFARFVARRGCPQRVHSDNGKTFVGAETLISRDFLQAIKESVTDMADSYGVRKYTFEELATLLAKIEACLNSRPLSPMSEDPSDLLALTPGHFLIGGPLLSTAEPEIKGEAKSIINRWQHLKAQHRQFSARWKEEYLKKLHNRNKWQFPTRNLQADDMVVVKEDNLQPNEWRFGRIVSAFPGADDRIRVVEIRTSRGTIKRPVHKVILLPMEDKESSVPRD; this is encoded by the exons atgattgacgtgtgccatttggggaCGAACTACCGAGCCCGAGCCTTAATCGACCCGGGATCCGAGGCGACGTTCATTTCAGAACGCCTGTTCAACCTCATCAAGTTGCCATTCCGCAACACCCAGACCCAAGTCTCCGGGTTAAATCATTCGGTCTCCGCGAAATCCTCGAAGCTATGTCACTTCGGGATTCGCGCTCCTACTAAGCCAG AGCAATATGACAGCGTGATCCAGGAGTACCTGGATCTGGGTCATATGAAAGAAGTTCCGCCGACTCACGATTCTCCCTCGtatcatcttcctcatcacgCG GTCCTGAAATGGCGTTATTTTCAATACGTCTTCAGTGCAGACATTACGAAAATGTATCGTCAGATCTGGGTCGATCCAAAACATACCCCGTTTCAAAGAATTCTGTTCCCAAACAAGGAAGGAGATATCCGAGACTTTGAACTAAAAACAGTTACCTTCGGGGTCAACTGCGCCCCCTTCCTCGCCATTCGAGTCTTGCAACAGCTGGCAGAGGATATCCAAgtgccatttccaaatgccagccgcaTCATCCTGCAGCACATGTACGTCGACGACGTTCTGGCAGGGGCGAATTCCGTAAATGAAGCCCAAAGTTCAATTCGAGAGTTGCAAGCTGCTCTAAGTGCCTCCGGGCTTCCGCTAAGAAAGTGGACctcgaacaacaaaagcgtcCTTAAAGACGTCCCGGCCGAACACCTCCTTCATAGCGAGTTCCTCGACATCGATGCCGAAAGCACGGCCAAGACGCTCGGTATTCGGTGGAGGGCAAAGTCCGACGAATTCTATTTAGTTCCCCCCGACATAGTTGTGGAACCCTCCTATACAAAGCGAGAAGTTTTGTCCCAAATCGCTAGGTTGTTCGATCCTGCCGGGTGGCTCGCGCCGTTCATAAtccgttcaaaaatgttcatgcaggagatttggttgCAAAACTTAGGCTGGGACGATAAGCTTCCCACTGAAATGAGTCAGCGGTGGCAATCGTTTTTAGACGAGTATTCCGACCTCAACCAGATCCGCGTTCCGAGATGGATTTGGTACCAGCCTGAGGTAATCATAGAGCACCACGGTTTCTGTGACGCGTCTCAGAGAGCCTATGGAGCGGCTATATACATCCGCGTCGAGATGGGGCAAAAGATCCTGACTCGCCTGTTTACAGCCAAAACACGAGTGGCCCCGGTAAAAACCGTCTCCCTTCCTCGGCTAGAGCTCTGTGGTGCCGTGCTGTTAACCGAAATGGTGACAGCAATCTTTCCGCACATGCCCTCCGCCAGTTTAGATAtccgctgctggacagattccacaatcgtcttagcctggCTACGAAAGCCTGCATACaactggaccacatttgtggccaacagagtTGCCAAGATCACGCAGGCGACGCCAGTCGACTGTTGGGCACACGTTCGCTCAGAACAAAACTCCGCCGATCTAGCCAGTCGAGGCGTATCCCTACATGAATTGGCAGAAAACCATctctggtggcacggaccagAGTGGCTGCAAGGGCCACGGGAGCTATGGCCAGCACAAAGCGACACTCTTCCAGTGACAGAGCTAGACCAGCGCGCGGTCAAAGTTCATTTTGTCAAGGCCCCGTCCATCGACTTTCTCGAACGTTTCTCCAAATTGGACGAGGCCCTTCGAGTTCTGGTCTATGTTCAACGCTTCCTTAAACGCTGCCGCAAAGGTTCGATCTTGCCCAATTCACGCCCTACAAGTGAAGAGATCCGAGAGGCAGAACGAACTCTGACCTCCATTGCGCAGCGCAGAGCACATGGCCAAGAGCTTCACGATCTGACCGAGAAAAGGCCTCTTCCAGTGTCAAGTCCTTTGGTGAATTTGTTCCCGTTCATTGACCAACACGGCCTTTTAAGGGCGTGCGGCCGTCTCACTGCCTCCAAAACcctgcaatatgatgaacgtCATCCGATTATTCTCCCCTATGACTGTAGACTGTCGCGCCTCATCGTCCAATTTACTCACCAGATTACTCTTCATGCCGGTAGTCAATTGATCGTACGCCTGATCCGATCGAAGTATTGGATTCCAAAAATCAAGAATCTGGTGAAGGCTGTGGTCAATTCGTGTAAGATTTGCACGATTTACAAGAAGAGACTCCAAACACAGCTGATGGGCGATTTCCCGACAGATAGAGTCTCCTTCTCGAGGGCGTTCACCTACACGGGTATCGACTATGCCGGCCCTTTcgaaatacaaaattatataGGGAGAGCGTGTCTCATAACGAAGgcatatgtttgtgtgtttgtgtgcttttccacGAAGGCTATCCATTTGGAACCCACTTCCGATCTAACAACCGAGAAATTTCTAGCGGCCTTTGCTCGTTTCGTAGCGAGGCGCGGTTGTCCTCAGCGGGTCCATTCGGATAATGGAAAGACCTTTGTGGGGGCGGAAACTTTGATTTCCAGGGACTTTCTCCAAGCTATCAAAGAGTCCGTGACTGATATGGCGGACTCGTATGGCG TccgcaaatatacatttgaggaGCTGGCGACGCTTCTCGCTAAGATTGAGGCTTGCCTCAACTCTAGACCCCTCTCCCCTATGTCCGAAGATCCCTCTGATTTGCTGGCCCTCACACCAGGCCATTTCCTTATTGGAGGGCCGTTGCTTTCCACGGCGGAACCCGAGATAAAGGgcgaagccaagtcgataataaatcgatggcaacacctCAAGGCACAACATAGGCAGTTTAGTgcacggtggaaagaggagtatcttaAAAAACTCCATAATCgaaacaaatggcaatttccgaccaggaaCCTCCAAGCCGACGATATGGTAGTAGTCAAGGAGGACAATCTACAACCGAACGAATGGCGGTTCGGCAGAATTGTTTCTGCCTTTCCAGGAGCCGACGATCGCATTCGAGTCGTTGAGATCCGTACGTCTCGCGGCACCATAAAACGCCCTGTCCACAAAGTTATTCTGCTACCGAtggaggacaaagagtcctccgTTCCTAGGGACTAG